The Vibrio metoecus sequence ACGGTTTTGGTTTTGTGCTCTGGCAAGCTGTATGGCGGTGTATTGGTCGCATGAAAAGTGCGTCCGGTGATGATCGGTTGGTCTGGGTCGCCATTTAAGAAAGAGACAATCACTTCATGGCCGATGCGCGGAATGGCGATAAAGCCGTATTGGCTGCCCGCCCAACCTTGCGACACTCGTACCCAACAGGAGCTCTGCTCGTTACCGTTCGAGTAGCGGTCCCACGGGAAATGGATTTTCACCCGTCCGTGTTCATCACAGAAGATTTCTTCGCCTTCAGGGCCAACAACCGTCGCTATCATTGGGCCATCGACTTGCGGTTTGGGTTGTGGCTCAGCGCGCCAGTGAAGATGCCCCGGAATTAAGCTGAACTGATTGCTGTAGGTCGTTGCACCACTGCCGCCTTCTTCTTGTAACGCTTGCGGCTGCTCACCTTGATGGTTAATTGAGACCACCACCCAATCGCGGTTCATCGCGGGGTCAAGGTGCTCTTGCAGGTCAAACTTATAGCCGGCACGCAGCAGCGGCTGGTTGCTCTGCCCTGCCGCAGTGTGGGCATGGCGGCGCAGGTAGTCTAAACGGATTTGGCTAAAGGCTTCACCGTTGACATCGTCTTTATAACGCCCCGGCGCATCAAAATGTTGGTAGCGGGTTTGCTGATAATCCAGCTCCGTGCCCTGCACGGTTTGTAAAAAGGAGTAGGCTGGCTTTTTGAAGCTGTAGTCTTTGAGCTGAACTTCGCTCACTTCCGCTTGGGTGCGATAGGTTAAGCCGTGGATATACGGCGTATCCATCGTGCCGCCCGCTAAGGCGTTGTAGGGGATAGGCTCAGGCAGTTTGCTTAGGCTGTCACTGGCATCACTGAAATAGAGCGTATGTTTACCCGCTTCATGGACAAAGCTGTACACCAAGCCTTCTTCGGCGACGAGGCGGTGCAGAAAGTCGATATCGCTTTCACGATACTGCACGCAAAACTCACGCTGCGCGCAATCACGCTTGAGCGCAAAAGCGTAATCGTTGATGCCCATCTCTTGCAGCAAGATAGAAATAATCTCAGGGACAGTCTGCTTTTGGAAAATGCGGCTATTGTGGCGCAGAGATAAGCGCTCTAAGGCAGGGACTAAGGTGAGTTCGTAGAAAGTATGGTGATGGCCGATATCGCCTTGACTGAAAGCGCGCACAATGCCATGCACGCGCTGCACCAGTTGTGAGTTGCGGTAAAGCTTGAGCTCGGCACGCTTATCCACCATCTGCTCGGCGGTGAGGTTTGATACCCTACTCGCCAATTGCACTTCGTAGCGAAACCCGTAACAGGCCTGCTCTAAAAAGACACTATTAGAGAGTGACTCCTGCCCATGAAAGCCTCTGACCACCAGAGTCTCATCTTCCAGCCCTTCCACCTCAATGCTGTACGCTAATGTCGCCATCCTGCCTTTCCTTCCCCTACATTAAAAATGGCAAAACCTTAAACCCACAATACCGCGTCAAACGATACTCTGGGTTTAAGGTTTACAATCGCCCACCCGAAGGTGAGCGATATCCTCGGAGCGTAAATTACGCTTCGATTGGCTTACGCCAGTCATCCGCACCTGAAGTACCCGCGTTAACGTGGTCCCAAGTGATTTTGCGGTAAGACAGAGACACAGTCACATTCTGAGTGAAATCAGATTTTGCTGGGTCTTGGCAGTGTGGCATTTCACAGTGGATGTCCACGATAGACGCGTTTTCCAGCTTAGTGGTGAAGAAGTTTTCTTGTTTGCCTTCGATAGACGTGCGGTACCATTTCAGCTCAACGGTTTTCAGCTTCTCACCTGAAGACAGTGCGTTGTACAGCAGAGGAACGGCTTTGTTCAGCGCGACAGTGAATTTGAATGGCTTGTGCACGCGTTGGCCTGAAGGTTGACCTGATTGTGGGTCAGTCGGTACCGTCACTACGTGATCAAACTGTTGAACCAGCATCTCATCTTCGTGACCTTCAACGAATGAATCGCCGATAGAGTCTGCAGTACATGCGCCCGCAGTGATAAGACCCTGAGTTTGGCCGTCGATAGAGATATAACATGGAGTTGGCATGGCTATTTCCTTTCTAAAAAATCATTAAACAAAATGAAAGCGTTAACGCGCTAAGCGCACCGTCGCCAGAGAAGGAGCAAGGTCGATGCCAACTTACTTACCATTTAAAATCAATGTGTTATTCAATTATCTCCATCAATAAAGCAAAAACCTGCCTGTTCTTGAGCAAGATCTTGCTTGGTGGGCAAGATTCATCTTGATGAAAAAACGCGCTTCTCATCACTTGGTTATGGGCTTCCTGATTGATACACTTCGCTTTCATTTAACGTCACGGAAGGCTATTTCCATGAATGCATTCAATAAATTAGTAAAACATTCTAAAAAAATTTCTAACTTCAATCATTTGTCATCTATTGTCGGTTGGGATCAAGCCGCCGTCATGCCCAGTGGCGGTGCAGAAGCGCGCTCGCAAGCTATGGCTGAACTTTCTGTGCATATTCACGGTTTAATGACTCAGCCACAGTTAGCCGATTGGTTTGCGCAAGCAGAAAGCGAAACGCTCAATACCGAGCAGCAAGCCACCCTGCGCGAAATGAAACGCCAATGGCAACAAGCAACAGTTCTCCCTGAAGCCTTAGTCGAAGCGCAATCACTGGCCGGCTCCAAATGTGAGCACGCTTGGCGCAGCCAGCGTAAAAACAATGATTGGGCCGGTTTTGAGAAAAACTGGGCGGAGGTGGTCAAACTTTCTCAAGAAGAAGCGCAAATTCGTGCCGAAGCAACCGGTAAAAAACCTTACGATGCGATGCTGGAGCTGTACGAGCCGGGCACGACAACTGAACAGCTCAATCGCGTATTTAGTGATGTCAAAACTTGGCTACCCAACTTAATTGACGTGGTGATTGAAAAACAGAGTAGCGAAAGTTTTATCGCCCCCAAAGGCCACTATCCTGCTGAAAGCCAAAAGGCGCTGGGGCTGGATGTGATGAAGCTGCTGCAATTTGATTTTAACCACGGCCGACTTGATGAAAGTGTGCACCCCTTCTGTGGCGGCGTGCCAAGTGATGTGCGCATTACCACACGCTACAACGAAAGTGAGTTTGTTCAATCGCTGATGGGCATCGTGCATGAAACTGGCCATGCGCGTTACGAGCAAGGTTTACCTAAGCATTTGGCAGGCACTCCGGCTGGCGAAGCGCGTTCAATGGGCATTCATGAATCGCAATCTCTGTTCTTTGAGATGCAAGTGGGTCGTAGCCCTGCGTTTATTGCTCACCTCGCCAAGCTGGCAGGCAACCATTTTTCGGCAATGAATGACCCTGTATTCCTCATTGAGAATATTCAAAAACTTTACACGCGCGTGCAGAAAGATTTTATCCGCGTGGATGCGGATGAGCTCACCTACCCAGCTCATGTGATCCTGCGTTTTGAAATCGAACGGGATTTGATGAACGGCAAAATCAAACACACTGATGTGCCAGAACTTTGGGATCAAAAAATGCAGGCTTACTTAGGCCTAAGCACCAAAGGCAACGACCAAAATGGGTGTATGCAGGATATTCACTGGACCGATGGCAGCTTTGGTTACTTCCCAAGCTACACCTTAGGTGCCATGTATGCCGCACAATTTATGACGGCGATGAAGAAAACCGTGGATGTGGATGGCGCGATTCGCCGCGGCGATCTCTCACCGATTTTTACTTGGTTGTCTGAGAATATCTGGAGTAAAGGCAGCTTATTTAGCACCGATGAACTGGTTAAACAGGCTACCGGAGAAACCCTCAATCCTGAGCATTTCAAGACACACTTAAGCCAACGCTATCTGAAGTGATCGTTCAAGAGCCCCACCGCACGTGGGGTTCTTTATACCTGGAACACTCAGCCCCATCAACGCCATTTCTCGGCATAGTCGAGATAAATTCTGTAAATAGATGCAACACAATTGCAACCATGACACAGCTCACTTAGTATGTGACTCAAACTTTTGCATGAGTTTTTCCAATGGCGTAGGAAATGCCATCCAAATTGATCACTTTTAAGGATGTAAAGTGCTATGACCCAACTCTCGTTTAAGAACAAGATAATTTCTCTGATCATCGCGATTATCTCGCTGACCATCATCACCTCATATTTTAGTGTTAACCATTTTATCAGCCGTTACATCCAGAACGCCGATAGCCACAACATCACACATAACATTGACTTAATGCAGCGTAAGCTCGAAAACGAACTGAACAGTAAGTTAGCTCTCGCGCAAAGTTTGAATTTCAGCATGATGGATATTGGTGAAACCAAAGCCAGTTCGGGCTTCGATAAAATCATTAAGATCGTCAACGGATATGCCTTTGATGATACAGGCAATATGAGCGAAGAAGATGCA is a genomic window containing:
- a CDS encoding type VI secretion system Vgr family protein; its protein translation is MATLAYSIEVEGLEDETLVVRGFHGQESLSNSVFLEQACYGFRYEVQLASRVSNLTAEQMVDKRAELKLYRNSQLVQRVHGIVRAFSQGDIGHHHTFYELTLVPALERLSLRHNSRIFQKQTVPEIISILLQEMGINDYAFALKRDCAQREFCVQYRESDIDFLHRLVAEEGLVYSFVHEAGKHTLYFSDASDSLSKLPEPIPYNALAGGTMDTPYIHGLTYRTQAEVSEVQLKDYSFKKPAYSFLQTVQGTELDYQQTRYQHFDAPGRYKDDVNGEAFSQIRLDYLRRHAHTAAGQSNQPLLRAGYKFDLQEHLDPAMNRDWVVVSINHQGEQPQALQEEGGSGATTYSNQFSLIPGHLHWRAEPQPKPQVDGPMIATVVGPEGEEIFCDEHGRVKIHFPWDRYSNGNEQSSCWVRVSQGWAGSQYGFIAIPRIGHEVIVSFLNGDPDQPIITGRTFHATNTPPYSLPEHKTKTVLRTETHQGEGFNELSFEDQACKEQIYLHAQKDFDGLVENDHTTVIRHDQHLTVENDQFTQIKRNQHLTVEGESRDAVTGEQVLSIEGSLHVKVGKVWVNEAGTEIHVKAGQKVVIEAGSEITVKAGGSFVKVDPAGVHLSGALVNLNSGGSAGSGSGFGGAMPALPGGLEPAVTLAPPQTISYQALLQAEQANVPAVKVCPLAGANS
- the hcp-2 gene encoding type VI secretion system effector Hcp-2; this translates as MPTPCYISIDGQTQGLITAGACTADSIGDSFVEGHEDEMLVQQFDHVVTVPTDPQSGQPSGQRVHKPFKFTVALNKAVPLLYNALSSGEKLKTVELKWYRTSIEGKQENFFTTKLENASIVDIHCEMPHCQDPAKSDFTQNVTVSLSYRKITWDHVNAGTSGADDWRKPIEA
- a CDS encoding carboxypeptidase M32; this encodes MNAFNKLVKHSKKISNFNHLSSIVGWDQAAVMPSGGAEARSQAMAELSVHIHGLMTQPQLADWFAQAESETLNTEQQATLREMKRQWQQATVLPEALVEAQSLAGSKCEHAWRSQRKNNDWAGFEKNWAEVVKLSQEEAQIRAEATGKKPYDAMLELYEPGTTTEQLNRVFSDVKTWLPNLIDVVIEKQSSESFIAPKGHYPAESQKALGLDVMKLLQFDFNHGRLDESVHPFCGGVPSDVRITTRYNESEFVQSLMGIVHETGHARYEQGLPKHLAGTPAGEARSMGIHESQSLFFEMQVGRSPAFIAHLAKLAGNHFSAMNDPVFLIENIQKLYTRVQKDFIRVDADELTYPAHVILRFEIERDLMNGKIKHTDVPELWDQKMQAYLGLSTKGNDQNGCMQDIHWTDGSFGYFPSYTLGAMYAAQFMTAMKKTVDVDGAIRRGDLSPIFTWLSENIWSKGSLFSTDELVKQATGETLNPEHFKTHLSQRYLK